The Streptomyces halobius genomic interval ATTTCCTTGGGCTTGGCCGTGTCCGGGTCTGCGATGTAGATGTAACCGCCCGCCGGGACTATTGCGGCGTCGTCAATCAGGGCCAAAGGGGCCGCCTCCAGGGGTAAGTCAGATGGGCCGCGCGGTCACGCGGTACGTGGCCTGGAACCGGAAGAGGTCCGGTCCGGCCGTCGGTTCGCCGGTCCGGATCTCCGCCGGACCGCTCACGTCTGCAAAGCGGCTCAAGTAGCCGTCGGTGCCCCGGCACTGTCCCCGGCACGCGTCGGCCAGGACCACGCGCGCAACGCGGGCCAGTCGGGACGCTTCCCGCCGGTCCGTGGCCGCTGCCTGTACGTCGATCAGCGCCACGTCGATGCCGAGCGGGTTGGAGGAGCCTCCCGGCACCCGGCGGGCCACGATCAGCGGGAGTCGGTCGGCCCAGTCATCGGGCCAGGCCACACGGACCGTGGCGCCACTCAGGCCCTCGCGGAGGGCGTCGACCACCAGGGCGTCCACGTCGGGGAGTACCGGCCTCATAGGCCCGCCTCTATCGCGTGGATACCCGGCACCCAACGCCCGTTGGGCGCCACGTGGCCGTAGTTGATCGCGAACACCGCCGGGTCCTCCAAGGTCACCGTGGAGTCTGTGCGGTTCGTGCGGACGGTCATGCCGGAGGCAAGGGCCCCGGTGTGGCGGTGCGCTTCGACGACCGCCCGCACCCGGTCCGCCCGGTCCTCCAGCTCATCCGCCACGGCGTCCCGGACGCCGGGCAGGTGCGCCACGATGCTGTCCAGGTGGGGCTTCACCTCTGCCACGTCATCCCCGCTTTCGGATCGTTGCCACGTCGTGGGCCAGGCGCCGGGAGCCGCCGAAGTGCTGGGGCTCCCCGACCACGGCCCAGACGTGCCCGGCCCACTCGACGCGGGACCAGGGCCCGGCCGGGAGCGACCGCGAATAGACGCGGTACTCCGTCCCGGTCAGGTATCCCGGCTCCCCGCTTTCGTCCGTGGTGGCCGGGAGTACGCGGGCCCGGAGCGTCACCGGCTGGCCGGGGCCCGGTTTAGTGCCGCCGTAGCCGTCGTCCACGTCCACCGTGGGGTAGACCGTGACCTGATCCGGGCCGGAGTCCAAGAGGTTCACAGCGAACCCCCCAGAGACTCCACCGGCACCGCAAACACGCCGGACGCGCCGACGGCCGCGCGGATCAACCGGGCTTCACCGTCGGTGAGGCCGGCGCCAACGGGCAGTGATGCCGGAAGCTGGTACTGGTAGGCGCCTTGCAGCTCCGACCGGTACCCCTCCGGATTCCTCACCCGCCGCTCCGCAGCCGCCAGGGCGACGGCCACGACGATGGCCGGGGCCTTGGCCGGGTCGGGCCAGGCATCTCCGTACGCACGCACGGTGGCGGAGGCGTCCGCCAACGCCGCCTGCGCCTGCGCCCGCTCCTCTCCGACCAGCTCCCGCCCCAGTCGCTGTTCCAGGGCCGCTATGTCGGCCAGGGGAGTCATGCGGCCCCCTACTTGTCGGCCGGGGGCTTCGGTGGGGTCGGCATGTCCAGGCGGACCGCGCGGACCAGCTTCTTAGCGCTGCCGACCTTGTCCGTCATGACGTTGTATCCGGCGTAGACGTTCAGGATGGAGCGGTCCCGCAGCTTGGCCGCGTCGTAGTCGCGCACCCAGCGCATGGACAGGCCGTTGTAGGACTGGCTGGATCCGCTGGTGACACCGGCCGGAATGGCCGGGGCGCGGGTAGCCAGCACGAAGGCGGACGGGATGAACGCGTATGCGGCGCGCGGGTTGATGGCGTTGGATACCACCAGGTCGAACCCGGCCAGCCGGCCCAGGGTCGCCGAGCGGAGGGCCGAGTCCGAGCCGGACTTGGACACGTCGTTGATGCGGCCGGACTTCAGCAGGGCGGTTTCCACGTCCGCGCCCATCAGGATTGTGCGGCCCTCGGTGGGGACGTTTGCCTTGTTGAGCGTGGCGCGGGCGTCCACGATGCCCAGCCACGGGTCCGTCTCGTCCACGGTGACGGTGTTGGTGTAGTTGGCGCTCTCGATCATCGACGCCACGCCTGTGTCAATCGCCTTGGCCACGGCGTTGACCTGGGGCTGGAGAACCTGGGAACCGAAGTCCCGGATGTCCAGCGTTAGTTCCTCATCGGTGACCGCGATCGCCGAATAGATGTCCTTGTTGAGCTGGACCGTGGTGTAGTCCTCCGCCAGCTCGTCCAGGACGATGTCCGAGCTGCGGTCGTTGCGCCACTCGTATTCGCGGGCTGTGATGGTCGCCGGAATCCGAATCGTGACCGTGTCGTTCTTGGCGCCGGTGAAGTCGAACCCGCCGTTCGTCCACACCAGACGCGACAGAACCATTTCCCGCTCAAGAAGACCAAGGGCCGTAGCCGCGATCTTCTCGGACTTCAGAAAGCTGTTAGCCATGTGCTCCGCTCAGGGCTGGGGCCCCGGGCCAGCACGCAGCACAACCACCAAGGGCCCTTGGACATGAACCCTTGGTTTTTCTTCTTACGCGTTGAATTAGCGGCACTCTTATTGCCGGCGGCTGGCCAGCCGTGACGTTGTCGGCGTTCCCCCTTTTGGCGGGGGCGGTATCACTCGCTCAGGTGGCGGACAGTCGCGAATTAGTGAATCTCCCGCGTCGCTGCCTATGACGTGGTAACTGCCGGGCAGGGCGCATCCGAGGGCGCCCGGCCGCCTCAGAGCGACTGACGCGGGTGGACTTCGCACATGGTCGACACACATCCCCCAGGAGAAGAAACATGCCTACGACCATTCACCGTTCCGTGTCGGCCGCCGTGGCCGCGATCACGATGCCAGCCGCACTGACAGGCTGTTCAGCGGACGCCGAAGGCTCACCCGCCGACAACTCACCCGCCATGTGCTACGTCGACTGGGAGTTCACAGCACACGATGTGGCTCAGGGCAACAACCAGGCCAGACTCTACGCCAACTATTCGGGGGACGGCCTCGATTCCTCAAAGACACCCAATGAGCATTTCGGCAGGCACCAGAAATATTCAAAAGTAGGAAACTTCAAGTGCTCCGACGCAGCGAAAGCCTCACACTTCTATGTGTACTTGCTTAATCCGCGAGGCGATGGCAAATGGGGACTTGAGAAGATCAAGGCGGACATCCGCTTGCACAACGGTAATGATATTGTGCGCACTGTCACATTCACAAGCCCCGTGAAGGACGGATACTATCGCTGGAAGGATTGGCGCACATTCCCTTTCGACGGCTCCAAATAGCGTGACCTAATTAGGCGTTCCTGCCGAGGGTCAACCCGTTTAGCCATGCGCACCTTCGGGGAGAGCGCGGCCCAGCCGCAACCGAGGAAACCGAGGAAGTGTCGCACCCTGCCGATAATCCCCACGTAGGGACCGCGACATTACCGGCGGGCGCGTGGAATGCTCGCGGCCAGCTCCCCCGGATCGCTCGGGCTCGGAGTAGCCGAAGGGTCCAGGCCACCCCGGCCCACGCCATCTCCACGGTTGTGGAACAGCTCCGCCAGCGCCTTGGCGTCCGCTTCCCGGGTGTCGTCGTCAGCACCGAAGATCCGGGCCGCCAGCGCGTCCGGAAGGCTGTACTTGCGGGCCAGGCGCTCCCGCTGGAGTTCCGTTTCCAGCTCCGCCGCGCGGTCGGCCACCGTCTGGTACTCCTCCGGCGTCTTGGCCGCCTTCAGGGCCTCCGCCGTCTCCCGCGCCTTGACCCGGTAACGGGCTGCCTGGTCGCGGGCGGTCTTCAGCTCCGCGCGGAGGGCGTCGGCGTCCAGCTCCTGGCCGTCGTCCTGGCCCTCCGCTTCCGGCGTCTCCGCCTGGGCAAGGGCCCCCTTGCCGTCGTCAGACGGAACATGTTCCGTCTGGGAGTCCGTCGGGGTCGGGGTCGGGTTCTCCGCCATGTAGTGGCCTCCGGTCAATGTGATGATTCGATGTGGCGTCGCCAGGCTGCTCGCGCCTCCGCGCCTGCCTTGCCGCGCGTGACCTCCCGCCATTCCCGGTCGAACCGCCGGGCGTCGGGGGTCATGAAGTCGTTCCTGCTGAACACCGGGACCGTCTGGCAATGACAGCCGTAGTGGTACCGGGTCAGGTCTTCCCGGGAAACCGGGGGCCGCCGGTTCGCGCGGACCCGCCCGTCAGCCGATCCGCGAGGCTTCCTCCGCCCTCCGCCAGCTGCCGTGGCTTGGGACGAATAGATGGCGCCCCGACTGGCCAACATGGCGCAGAACGCGCACGGGTTGCCGTCGGTCACCCGGGCCCAGCCCACGGCCCGCCGGTCCCGTTTCGACGCCTGGTCGATCAGGTCCCGGCCGGCCCGCAGGGCCTCCCGGTCAGCCGCACCGGCGGACGTTCGCCCGGCGGTGTCCACAGCGTCCTCCAGCTCCTGGAGGAACCCGGCATCATCCAGCCTGCCGCGCGTCTGCTCGGTGGCCGCCTGGGCCACGCCCTGGCGCAGCTTGGCCGGTCCTTGGGAGACCAGGGACGCCACGGCCGCGCGGTCGTGGGCCTCCACGGGCTCCTCCGGCCAGTCGAACCCGTCCAGCCGGATTTCCTCGCTGTCGTCCGGCTCCGGCGTACGGATCGTGTCCGTCTGCGCCGCCCAGTCCTCCCGCAGCTCCCCGAGGGTCGTGGTCTCGCCCACGTGCTCCCCGGACAGGCGCGGGAGGGTGTGGCCGGTCTCCAGGGCCCGGTAGAGGCGGTAGAACGCCGCCGCCTGGTCGCGGGAGCGCCGCCGTTCACCACGGATCAGCGCCAGCATCCAGGCCAGCCACGCGGCCCCCGACTTCGCCAGGGATTGGGGATTCACGCGCGACCACTGGGCCAGGGACTGGGCGGAGACGCCCGCCCCAATGCTGGCTTGGGTCCGCCAGTGCTCATCCAGGAGGCCCGCCGTCGCTCTACTCAACGTCACCGCCGGCCAAACGCTCCGTGTGCGGCGCCGGGGCCACGGCGGATGCCATCGCGTCCGCCATGCGTAGGCCCGGGTCGTCCGCTTCCTGGATCTGCGCCCACTCCTCCACATCCCGAGCCGTCACCCCGGGGATGCGCGACCACATCGCGCGGGCCGGAACGTTGAGCATGGTCACGGCCTTGCCCAGCGCGTCCACCGTCTGGGCCAGCGAGCGGCTTTCCGCGTCCTTCCAGAGGACTTCAGCCCGGGGGTCCGGCTCCGCGCCCACCACCGTGGCGCACAGGAACAGGACCAGTTCCCAAGACTCCCCCATGGAGTGCTTGTACTCATCCACCGCACGGGACAAGGCCGACTCAGCAGCCGCCAGAGCCTCCGCGCTCAGATTGACCATGGCCCCCAACAGGTAATGGGGCGGGGTCTGGGAGAGCGCGGCCATGTGCTTGGTCCCCAGCTCGATAGCGTCCAAGAACCCCGACAGCGGAGTTTCGTCTAGCTGAGAGAACTTGGTGTCCGCGTCGGGCGCCACCAGGAACCGGCTCGCGTCCGCCTGAATCGGGATCACCTGGGGACGCCCGTTGGCGTCGTACAGGATCTCCCCGGTCTCGGGATCACGCCGGAACTCCGGCGCCAGACCGGAGATCGTCCGGACCTTGAACGACCCGAAGGTCTGGCTTACCAGCAGGTCAAACACCGTTTGATTGACCCGGTCCTGGATCGGGATCATGGGCTCTACAACGCCCGTGACCCGGCCCTCCAGGTCGATGTCCGGCGCGAACCGCACGACCGGGCACACGCCCATGCCGTGCGGACGGGACGCCAGCATCTTCGGGCCGCCCTTCCCGCCCACCAGGAGGTCATAGACGTGGGTGGCGTCATACAGCCACGCCCGCGCCTCCACGCCCTCCGCGTCGGGGACGGTCTCCACCTGGAGTGCCCACAGCGGGAGCGCGTCGGCCGCCGGGTCCTCGTACGAGGCGTACAGCAGACGCGGGGACACGCCCCGGATGACCGGTCGGGCCGGGTTCGCCGGGTCGCGTAGGACCGTGGCGAACGCCTGGCCGTAGGTGAGCGCTGCCCGGTGGACCGGGGTCTGGCGGGCATCCATGCGGTTGTCCTGCCAGGCCCGCCACTCCGCCGGAGTCTCTTCCGGGGCGTCCCCGTTTGGGCCGGCGCTCCGGCGGTAGCCGTCCACGGCCATAGCTTGGGACGGTGTCTTGACCAGGAGCGGCAGCCAATTGGAAATGGCCCGCTTGGCCAGGAGCTTGTATTCCTCCGTGGCACTTCGGGGGATGTAGGGCCCGTCGTGCTCGCCACACATGTACCGGTCTATTCGGTCCAGCCGCTCACGGTCCGCACGGAGCCGGGAGAACCCGATCTCCGCTCGCTTCGTCGGGGAGACGGTGGTGTCGGTCATGTGCTCCCTTCCGAAGGGTAGTCAGTTTCATGGAGATCACCTCGTTCCGTCTTCGGCCTGTTGCGGCCAAGACGCGGCGCGAGGGGGTGGGTGGCGCGGAGTGTCACCCACCCACCACGCCCAAGAGGCGGCCAGTGCAGAGTGCGTGTCGGCTGGGGGCGTACCCACGACTGGAACCGGAGGCACTCATGACACAGATGGCAGAGATTTCCCAGCAGATGAGGCAGTGCATCGACATGTGCCACGAGACGCACACCATGTGCGGGCAGGCCATGCAACACGCTCTCGCGAAGGGCGGGCCAATGGTGGAGCGCCAAATGATGATGGCGCTCATGGACTGCGCGGACATGTGTTCCATGTGTGCGGACATGTGTATGCGGCAGTCACGTATGGCACCGCAGATGTGCAAGATGTGCGCGGAAGCGTGCCGTGCGGCCGCCGACGCGTGTTCGAGGTTCGATGACCCACAGATGAGAACCTGCGCGGAGATGGCAAGGAAGTGCGCCGACATGTGCGAACAGGTGGCGGCCATGGCCCGCTAGCCAAGCGCCCTCCCGAATCTCAGAAGAAGTACACGGCCCCCGAGCGTTCGGAGGGCCGTGTCTTGCCGGATTCGATGAGTCGGTGTCTCGCCAGGTCGGCCAGCAGCGTGGCCGCGTACGCGTCGATCTTGTGGGCGGACTCCCGGTTGGCCTTGCCGAAGGACAGACCGTAACGGTTCGGCCGACGCCTGGTGTTCAGCACGTGCCGCCGCAGCGTGCGCCCCAGGGGAATCGTTTCTCCAAGGTGTCGCACCTGGCCGTTCTCCACGGCCGACACCAGCCGCTCATTGGCCAAGGTCAGTTCCTGGAGGCCGCCGCGCATGTCCCGACCTACCGCAGATTGCGGAGACGCCTTGATCACCAGGCGGTCCCGGTAGTCCTCCGACCACGCGTCGACGTAGCTCTCCCAGAGCGCCACATCCGCGTGAAACGCCTGAACGTCGTACCGCTCCATAGCGTTCCGAACCGCGCCGTCCACGACCTGACGGTCAACCTCCCAACCATCACCGGCCGGGCCGTCGGGCCGCTCCCACACGCCCAGGGGAATGATCAGGCGATCCCGCACGCGCATGGCCACCAGGGCCGTCGCGTCGTCGGTCCGCCCGCCATCGAACCCGAGGGTCACGGCGTCGCCGTCCTCCAAGCGGTCATCCACGGCGCACTCGTCCCAGTCCTCCGGGCTGATCAACTGGTCCTCTGCCGTGACCAACTGGTTCAGGAACATCCGCTGCGACCGCGAACACGGCATGTGGCCGGAGTAGATGGTGGAGACGATCCACTCCACGTCCAGCCAGTCCGCGTCACCCCGCGCCGCGAGGATGCCGGCCCGGAGTTGGTCCGGGTCCGCCAGGTCCACGGGCGGTGACTCCACGCTGTCGTAATACATACCGGAGTCCCGGGACTTGCCCTCTGACCACTTGCTCCAGGCATGCCATGTCTGCTCCGCCACGGAGTCCTCCCCGGGAAGGGGAGCGTTCGTGATCTCCATGGTTCGGGCGCCACCGCCACGGCTCTTGCCGACGTTGCCCGCGATGGTCATGGCCATTTCGTGGCCGCCGTTGGACGAGATCCAGTGATGGGTCTCGTTCATCACCACGAAGGTGGAGCGGTAATCGGCCGCCCTCCAGCGCGCGGGGCGAGCTGGTGACGGCCTCAATCACCCCGCCCCCGCTGGAGTAGATGATCTCCTTACCCAGGTCGATGCCGTATTCAGCGATCAACTCCGGGGAGAACATGCCCGGGAACAGGCGCATCGTGTTACGGGTCTGGTCCTTCGACACGGCACAGACCTGAACCCACGGCGCCGGGTGCGGCACCGCTATCGGGGTCCCGTCCTCCCGCCATCCGCCGAAACGGCACGGGCCGATGAACTCCACAGCGCAGATGGCCGCCAGGAACGGGTCCTTCCCCCAGCCCTTCAGGCGCCGGATGGTGCCCTGGCGACGAGTGAAGTTGCCCGCGTCGTCAATCTCGAACCAGCGGAGGACTATTCGGACCTGTTCATCCGTGAACCGCCACGGTGTACCCGCGTCGGGCCCGTCCGGTTGAAGAAGCCAGCGGGAAGTCCACGCCAGCACGTCCCAGCCCAGAGTCCGCGTCTCGTCCGGCACGGTGTCCGGCCACGTACGGACCGGTTCAAGCGTTTGGGCCAGCAAGGCATCACCTCCCCCTCGAATTCAGGGAGTGACGCCACTCCAGTTACTTGTCTGCTGCGGCTCTCCGGTACGTCTCCATGAGCGTCACCCGCGCCGCTTCCGCCGGGTCCTCCCCGCCGGCCTCCCGCTCCAGCTCCACGCGCGCCCGTCGCCGGGCGCCCTCCGTGGTCAGAAGGTCCGTCATCGCGGACATGACGCTCTGGAACAACTGGGCGGAGAAGCGGCCGGAGATGAGATTCCGGTTCATGGCCTCAGCGACGTAGTACGCCGTCGCCCAGTCGCTGGCCTCGTAGAACTGCGATTGACCGGACTCGGCGAGCGACGCGTACCAGTCGGCTGCGATCGGGTGCCAGTCCTCAGCAGCCGGCGGGGGCTCAGGGGCCGTGCCGCCAGAGGCCTTCACCAAGTCGGGGCCGTCGCTCTTGTTACGCCTGCGGCGCCGATCGCTGCGCTTCGGGACGGGGCCCGGCATGGTGTCACCTCCCAGGGCTATCCGGCCCCGAAGGGCGTTCACATGGTTCACATTCGCCATCAGCTGACCGCCCACGGCATCACTCGATTGGCCCATGCGGACCTGCCGCAGACCGAGCACCGTGAGCCAATGGGCGGGTAATCCATCCCGACTATCGGGATCTTGCGTGTCACATCAATGCGCTCAAGCATCACTTAGCAGAGAGGCACGACCATGCCTGAAGGCACCGTAAAGTCCTATAACCAGGATGAGGGGCACGGGTACATCGACCCCGGCGACGGATCGGAAATCTTCGTCCACTACAGCGCAATCATGTCGAGCGGCTACCGAACCCTGAATGAAGGCCAGAAGGTCACATTTGATGTCGCGCGAGGCCCGAATGGCGTGCAAGCGATGAATGTTCGTGTCGCCTGAAGCCGAATCCAGCCGAAGAGGATGGCAGACTGGGATTCGTTCACCGGCCGAGGACAACCCGGTGAGCGAACGGCCAGCCCACTAAGGGTTGTGACGACCCTGGAACCCGTACAGAATCCGAGCCGCTATCACGCTTCGGTCTTTCAGTCGATCGGAAGGGGGGCACCCCCGGGCCAAAATGGTTGGCGCGGACGGAACGCCAGCGAGTGCACCAGCACCTTGCTCCACTTGGACGACAGCGGCAGCTTCCGGTTTGCCAAGCGCGTACCGTGTCAAGGATGATCAATGCGCATTGCAGGTGTGCATGGCTTCCCTCGCCTCCGTGAACCTCAGGCCTTTCGGAGGTGGGGGAAAGCCCGGCATCCCATGTCTTTTCGCCGCCATCACAGTTCCCCAGGATGCCGATCTGCCGGCCTCTGCCTGGACACCCGCCTCCTCCGTGCCGCCGCGCCCTCCGCACTCGACTTCCGCGCGTGATGCCACCGACACAGAGACTGAAGGTTCGCCGGGTCGTGGTCGTCGCCCGGGACGATGTGGTCCACGTCCGTAGCCGGCGCCGTGCACCGCGCCCCGGTGTCCCGCAGCAGGGTCACGCACTGGAAGCCGTCCCGCTTCAACACGGACAGGCGCCGGACCGACCAGTCCGCCGGTAGGCGGAAGCGTCGGTTGCTGCCGTGCCAGAACATCGCAAATCCTTTTTCGATACCGTCAGTTAGCTACGCGACAGGGTCGCCCGCAGCGTCCGCCAGCCCGCGTCAGCTCGCAGCGGGGATGCTGCAAGGGCTGTTAGACGCACCCGGTACAGTCGGGGAGACCCATGAAAGGGGGTGTGATGGAACACGGACAGGGCTACTACGTCCCCAGTGAACTCCCGCGCCAACTAATCCTGGATCTCTCCGCAACGGAGCATTCCCTTGCGGACTGGCTCCAACGACCAGTCACGGACCCGGCAGTCGGTAGCGGTGACTTCCTGCGGGCTGCAGTAGTCGATCTCGACAAGCGCTTTGAAGCCCTCGTGGCCTCTTGGGGGGACTGCTGCATAGTCGTCGAAGCCAAGGCCCAACAAGCCCGAGCACGTAAGCGTGTGTGGTGTGCTGCCTTTGGTCTTCGTCTGGCCAAGACCACAGCACAGCGACGCGACGCCGCACGTGAGTATCTGGCAGCACTCGCCGAGTTGGTCACCCAACTCCTTCAGTTTCTCGCCGGAGTTCTGCTTCGACTGCTATCCCGAGCACTCGGGCGTATGCGCGCCGCGGACATTCCGGTGTGGCATCCCGAACCCATCGAAGAGTCACCACAGATCGCACCCAGAGGCCCCAACTGCGTTTTCCCCGTGGACACCTACCGGGGCGGGCATCACCGCAGCGCGCTGGGGAGCGCCGTACTCGCTGCCTGAGTGACCCGCCGACCGTCAAAGGTCGGAAGGCTTATACACCGTGTTCAACCTGCTGGAGACGGCCCCGTGGGGCGCCGTGCTGGCCGTTGCTGTGCTCGTAATCATCTTCTCTGGGCTGACCGCTCTTGCGCGAGCCTTGTGGCCCCAGAACTCCAAGGATAGGAAGGAACTGTGGCAGGAGTGGCGGCGTCGGAAGTAGCCCGACCGCTGGTGCGGTTGAGCGCAAGCGACCCCGGCCGGAATTGAACCGGCGGCCACCCGATCGACAATCGGGCGCTCTCCCACTGAGCTACGGGGCCAGACGCTCAACCCCCGCGCGGCATCCCGGAGGAGAGAACGGGGCGCGCGGGAGGAGCTGAACAGGCGCGGCGTTCTCGCCTCCACGTCAGACGCTGGAGTCCGAAGCGCGGGACCTGTCTCTATATGCATTAACTGGGGCCCGTGACACCCACGTTCGCCACCAGTCTGGTCTCCGCCCCCTGGGGGCACAAAAAGTGTCCTCCACTCCTTCTTTCTCTAAATACCTCACACAGAAAAAGAAGGTTCCTAGGACACTTTTCCTGCCCCCAACCGTCACGCTCCGCTTGGCCAGCAGGAGCACACAGTGAGGGAGTCGAGCCCCGGCGGGCCCGACTCCCTCACTCGGTGACGCGCGTCTCAATCCTCCACGTCGTACATGATCGCTTTCCGGCTTCATCCGCCTAGAGTGCGTCGTCGGCCAGTGCCTCAAGTTCCGCGCGCAAGGTAAGGGTGTCCGGAGCCGCCGCAATAGTGACCCTCTCCGGGCGCCACGTACGGGCTCCGTACGCCGGATCCACAGTCACTTGGACTCCGAACTCCAAGAGGAGCAACCGACGCTCTGCCGTGTCCCCCGCACCCCACTTAGAGGCCACTGACTGCCCCGTAGGGCGCTTCTCCCAGCGTTCGGGCTCGATGGGTCGAGCCTTCAGCTCTGCGAGCCTGTCAGAGCGCCCCTGAAGCTGCGACAGGATGGCGTCCAGGGCGGCGCCTCGGAGGCTGGCCGTTCGGGCGCTCAGCTCCTCCACATCCGTCTCCAGCTCCTTGATCTCCGCTACATGGTCAGCCCCGCCTACGCGGACACGTTCCATGTACTCCGCTCCTCCGAAGTTCTCCAGGAACCACTCTTCCACCATGGCCTCCACCTTTTCGGCATTGACCGTGACGCCGGGACAAGGACCCGTCTCCCGGAGCTTCTTGGATTTGGCGGCCATGCAGTTGTAAACATCCATACGTTTCGTCTGCGGGGCGCTCTCCGGCTTCGGCCGTTTCAAGTCGTAGCCGTACTCCCGGCTGTTGTAGTACAGCGTGGGGTCTTCACACAGGCGACATTGCGCGACGTGGAGCAACAGCGTTGCCTTGCGGCGGGGCCGCCTCGGGTTGGTCGCGTTCGCGTCCAAGGCGGCTTGCAGGGCGAACCACTTCTCATCGCTCACAAGTGCGGGCCCCACGCGGATCGGTTCACCGTCCGCGTCGCGCACCACTCGCCGGTCCTTCCGCTTGCCTTCCACCCGGTAACCCCGAAGGACCGGCGACCGTAGAAGTTCGTACAGCGGGGCGTACGTCCAATCCGACCGGACCATCGGCGGATGCCACGTGCCAGCCTTGGCCCGCCGGTAGTCCATCGGGGACAGGTGCGGACTGTTGTTCAGCCGTTCAATCTCGTTGGTGAGGTGATGACCTTCAATAAGCCGGTCGATCAGCTCTTCGAGCACCTGGGGGGCTTCGTCAGGGTCAACATCCAAGTACTTACCGCCGTCGGGATGCGGCACTATGACAAAGCCATACGGCGCGGCTCCCCCCAGCCAACGGCCTTGCTGGCGGAGCGCTACCCGCGAACGCAGGATGCGGGAACGGATGGTCTCGCGCTCCATCTCGGCAAAAGCAACCATGATCGTCGTGACGAAGCGGCCATAAGGTGACGTAAGGTCACACTGGCCCTGTACGTCCGCCAAGGTGGACCCAGCGCTGGTCAGCATCTCCACCAGTTCCGCAAAGTGAGCTGTGACACGTGAGAAGCGGTCCACTCCTCGCGCCACGACCACGTCCACCTTGTCTAGGTTTGCCAGGATCTCCCCGAAACCTTCTCTGTCGGCGGGTCGCACGGAGCCGGACACCCCGTCGTCCACGGCCACGAGGACCACGTCCCAGCCGCGCAATTCACAGAACTTGCGGTCGTCGTCCAACTGCGTCTCGACAGATGTGCTGTCGTCGGAGTCGCGCGAAAGCCGGGCGTAAATCGCAGCTCGCAGGCGCTGGCGGGATGGTTCCACGGGGTCCTCTCCTGATTAGCGTGTTGCATCTTACTCAGACACTCCGTACCCTCTCCGGGCGGGCCCTTGAAGAAGATGTGGTGGCGTCCGGCGGCGGCTACCTCCAGGGCTCGGCGGGCGTTGTGCTGGCCTGCGACGTCGGCCAGGTCGAGCGTGCGGTCTCCCGGTGGCAGGCCCGAGCCGATGCCTGTGCCCGGTACGACCAGGCCCGCCATGAGCGGGTCGGGGCGGCCTCCTTCCAGGGTTTCGTCCTCATCGGGGACCGGTTCGTCGGTGAGGACGGCGATGAGCTGGCGCAGACTGCGGACGCCGAGGACGGAGATGCCCGGGACGAGCGATGCCTCGGCGGCAGTCTGCTCCGGCACGACGACCTGGCGGTACCCCGCATCGGCGGCGGCAAGGACGGCGGGCAGTACGCCGCGTACGGGGCGCACCCGGCCGTCCAGACCGAGTTCGCCGATCATCATCAGGTCGGTGAGTTCGCGCGGGTCGAGGCGCTCGGCGGCTCCGAGGACCGCGCAGGCCACGGCCAGGTCGAAGCCGCTCCCGCTCTTGGGGACGGACGCCGGGCTGAGCCCGACGGTGAGTTTCTTCTGCGGCCATTCGGCGCCGGAGTTCGC includes:
- a CDS encoding cold-shock protein, whose amino-acid sequence is MPEGTVKSYNQDEGHGYIDPGDGSEIFVHYSAIMSSGYRTLNEGQKVTFDVARGPNGVQAMNVRVA
- a CDS encoding phage portal protein, giving the protein MTDTTVSPTKRAEIGFSRLRADRERLDRIDRYMCGEHDGPYIPRSATEEYKLLAKRAISNWLPLLVKTPSQAMAVDGYRRSAGPNGDAPEETPAEWRAWQDNRMDARQTPVHRAALTYGQAFATVLRDPANPARPVIRGVSPRLLYASYEDPAADALPLWALQVETVPDAEGVEARAWLYDATHVYDLLVGGKGGPKMLASRPHGMGVCPVVRFAPDIDLEGRVTGVVEPMIPIQDRVNQTVFDLLVSQTFGSFKVRTISGLAPEFRRDPETGEILYDANGRPQVIPIQADASRFLVAPDADTKFSQLDETPLSGFLDAIELGTKHMAALSQTPPHYLLGAMVNLSAEALAAAESALSRAVDEYKHSMGESWELVLFLCATVVGAEPDPRAEVLWKDAESRSLAQTVDALGKAVTMLNVPARAMWSRIPGVTARDVEEWAQIQEADDPGLRMADAMASAVAPAPHTERLAGGDVE
- a CDS encoding DUF5403 family protein; the protein is MAEVKPHLDSIVAHLPGVRDAVADELEDRADRVRAVVEAHRHTGALASGMTVRTNRTDSTVTLEDPAVFAINYGHVAPNGRWVPGIHAIEAGL
- a CDS encoding VG15 protein encodes the protein MNPQSLAKSGAAWLAWMLALIRGERRRSRDQAAAFYRLYRALETGHTLPRLSGEHVGETTTLGELREDWAAQTDTIRTPEPDDSEEIRLDGFDWPEEPVEAHDRAAVASLVSQGPAKLRQGVAQAATEQTRGRLDDAGFLQELEDAVDTAGRTSAGAADREALRAGRDLIDQASKRDRRAVGWARVTDGNPCAFCAMLASRGAIYSSQATAAGGGRRKPRGSADGRVRANRRPPVSREDLTRYHYGCHCQTVPVFSRNDFMTPDARRFDREWREVTRGKAGAEARAAWRRHIESSH
- a CDS encoding phage tail termination protein, which encodes MRPVLPDVDALVVDALREGLSGATVRVAWPDDWADRLPLIVARRVPGGSSNPLGIDVALIDVQAAATDRREASRLARVARVVLADACRGQCRGTDGYLSRFADVSGPAEIRTGEPTAGPDLFRFQATYRVTARPI
- a CDS encoding phage terminase small subunit, encoding MPGPVPKRSDRRRRRNKSDGPDLVKASGGTAPEPPPAAEDWHPIAADWYASLAESGQSQFYEASDWATAYYVAEAMNRNLISGRFSAQLFQSVMSAMTDLLTTEGARRRARVELEREAGGEDPAEAARVTLMETYRRAAADK
- a CDS encoding terminase, which translates into the protein MNETHHWISSNGGHEMAMTIAGNVGKSRGGGARTMEITNAPLPGEDSVAEQTWHAWSKWSEGKSRDSGMYYDSVESPPVDLADPDQLRAGILAARGDADWLDVEWIVSTIYSGHMPCSRSQRMFLNQLVTAEDQLISPEDWDECAVDDRLEDGDAVTLGFDGGRTDDATALVAMRVRDRLIIPLGVWERPDGPAGDGWEVDRQVVDGAVRNAMERYDVQAFHADVALWESYVDAWSEDYRDRLVIKASPQSAVGRDMRGGLQELTLANERLVSAVENGQVRHLGETIPLGRTLRRHVLNTRRRPNRYGLSFGKANRESAHKIDAYAATLLADLARHRLIESGKTRPSERSGAVYFF
- a CDS encoding P22 phage major capsid protein family protein; the encoded protein is MANSFLKSEKIAATALGLLEREMVLSRLVWTNGGFDFTGAKNDTVTIRIPATITAREYEWRNDRSSDIVLDELAEDYTTVQLNKDIYSAIAVTDEELTLDIRDFGSQVLQPQVNAVAKAIDTGVASMIESANYTNTVTVDETDPWLGIVDARATLNKANVPTEGRTILMGADVETALLKSGRINDVSKSGSDSALRSATLGRLAGFDLVVSNAINPRAAYAFIPSAFVLATRAPAIPAGVTSGSSQSYNGLSMRWVRDYDAAKLRDRSILNVYAGYNVMTDKVGSAKKLVRAVRLDMPTPPKPPADK